The nucleotide sequence TCCACGGCGGCGCGCTTTGGCCGGCGGCTCAGCAAAATTCGGCAATGCAGTCACGGTCATCCGTTCAGGTAATGAAATGGTATCAACGGAACCGTAGCTGCTCAAATCTTTACAGAATGATAACGGTTAACAGTCAGTTTACCGAAATGATCCGCAACCCCGCCCGCAAGAAACCGACGCTCCCCTGGCCCGTCATTCTTTATCTGGCCTGCGTCGTCACCCCCGTAAGGTTCATGGCCGGACCGCTGCAGATGACGGGTTTGCGGGTATTTCTGCTGGCCATGCTGCCGTTCGTTCTGATCCGCATGTTCAGGGTCAAATGGATTGCGCCAGACATCTTGCTGCTGCTTTTCGTCGCTTGGGTCTTTGTCGCGATGCAGGTCAACACGCCAGGTCAAGCACTGGAACACGCGGGCATCACCCTGTTGGAAATGTTCGGCGGCTATGCGCTCGCGCGCGTCTACGTGCAGACCCACGACCAGTTCAAATCTCTGATCAAGGCGGTGCTGTTGTTGGTGCTGCTCTGCATGCCATTGGCAATTTCCGAAACAGTAACCGGCGATCCGCTGGTCGTCCAGTTGATCCGGGCAATCCCCGGCATAACCAGCGTTGACGTCGTCACCATCGCCCCGCGCCTCGGGCTGGAAAGGGTGCAGGCCATCTTTGCCCATCCCATCCATTTTGGGTTGTTTTGTTCGTCCGCAATATCGCTGGTCTATATCGGTTTGTCGCAAAACATGCCGCACCCGACCCGAATGGTTGCAAGCGTGCTGATCGTCGGGACGACTTTCCTCGCCCTGTCCAGCGGCGCATTCATTTCCGTTCTCATCCAGCTGTTCCTGATTGGTTGGGCCCTGGTGTTCGCGCAGGTGCGGCACAAATGGGTATGGCTCCTCGTCGCCTGCGTGGTTAGCTACATCTTCGTCGACCTCGTCTCCAACCGGACGCCGCTTCGGGTGTTCTTCAGCTACGCTACATTTTCGCCTCACAACGCGTATTGGCGCGGGCTTATCTTCGAATGGGGGATGCATAACGTCTGGGCAAACCCCGTGTTCGGCCTGGGCTTCAACGATTGGGTGCGCCCTCATTTCATGAACTCCGGCAGCATGGATAACTTCTGGCTTGTGGCCGCTGTCAGGTACGGGTTGCCCGGTTTTGTCCTGCTGACTTGTGCCTGGGTCACGGGCTTGATCAGGGTAGCGAAGGCACCTCAATCTTCGCTCAAGACGGCCTGGATGTTTTGCATGGTCGGACTGACCTTCACGCTGTGCACAGTCCATGTCTGGACGGCGGTCTACTCCTACGTGTTCTTCCTGTTCGGAGCCGGGCAGTCTCTGGCCGTCGCTGCACCTGCCGCGGCCAAGTCCGTTCCACAGAAACCCGCGTTTCGTCGCCCGTTCCAACCAGAATTTACACGAGCCGCATCATGAGCCGCCTTGGCGTCATCATCGTCACCTACAACTCCGCAGATGTGATCAGGGATTGCCTTGAGACGCTGCTGTCGTCGGCCGCAAAGATGGCGGTCGTCGTGGTCGACAACGCGTCTACCGACAGCACGGTGAGCACAATAACCGATTGGGCCAGCGGCAAGGACGGCTATACCCCGCCTCGTGATGCGCCATTTCCGGTATGGCCAGTCACAAAGCCCGTCACCCGCATATCTCTGCTTCAGTCGCCATCAAACGGAGGGTTCGCGGCGGGGGTCAATATCGGCCTCAAACACCTGCTGAAGAAACCGGATATCGACCGGTTTTGGGTACTAAACCCAGACACGTTGGTTCCTCCCGAAACGCCCGAAAAGCTGGCGGACGCTCCGGACGGGTTTGCGCTGATGGGCAACCGGCTGCTTTATGCAGACCCTCCGCATCACGTCCAGTTGGATGCCGGCACGATCAATTGGACCACCGGAGTGACCGGCAACCTGAACCTTGGGCAGGCGCGCAATACCGCTATTGCCGACGCCGGTCAGGCCGCGTTCATATCCGGCGCCAGCATGGTCGCATCCCGCGCCTTTGTGGAAGCTGCGGGCCTGATGTCGGAGGATTACTTTCTCTACTATGAAGAGGTGGATTGGGCACTCCGCCGCGGCGGGCTGCCACTCGCGATCTGTCCAGATGCGACCGTGTACCATCGCGCCGGAACGGCCATTGGGTCACCGACACTCACGACCGCCGCATCACCGTTTTCTACCTATTACAAACACCGCGCGCGCATGAAGTTTCTTCGCAGGCACAAGCCGCTCAGTTTGCTGGGCGGGTATGTGTACGGCCTCGCAAAGGCCGGGCAAATGGTACGTCTCGGCCAGACACCCCAGGCAGTTGCAGTGTTGCGGGCGTTACACGGGTTGCCTATTTCATCCAATAAAGCTGCGCAGCCGAGAAACGAGATCGTCCAGCGTCGGATTTGACGGCTGATCCAGCAGGTCAACTGGTTGGGCAATTGCCTCGCCCAGCCGATCTGTATTCCAAATTGGCGTAATCCCACTTCTCCCCACCAGCTCCCTCACGGTACTCATCTGGTGGTCGTTCCGGTGCTCGCCCAGCTCCGCGCGACGCGGCACCAATACAACTGGCGTTCCGACGTCGCGGGCAGCCAGCACTGTACCAATCCCGGCATGCGAAACCACCAAACGCGCCCGCGAAACAACGCGGCCGTACCGCTCTGCGGGGATCATTGGCTCGACAATTAGGTTTCGGCATTTATGCGCATCAAAGGTTTGCGCCACGACCGGTTCCAGCAATTGCCCGGCAATCTTGTCCATCGCGTCCACAAGTCTCGGAAACGGCAGCTGGGTTCCGACGGTAACAAAAATCATAGCACCGAACCTGCATATTCTGCTCCAGTTTCAGCAGACACTTTCGGCCACTGGGTCAACCACAGCCCCGCGAACGGCCGGCACAGCCGTCCCGATAATGACATCCGCTCCGTGTTTGCCACCGAATCGATCCAAATTGTGCGGGCCCCGAAAGCGCGCGCCACGATCAGTGACAACAGTCCCGGCAGTGCGCCGGTCGAGACAACCACGTCGGGCCGATACCGCCCAATAATCCATGCCAGCTGGACAGCTGTTATGAAACCCAACCACCATTTCGATCGGCTGCAGTCGCGCACGCAGTAATCGCCCAGCTCAGGCGAGGTCGAAACAAAGCGGCAGATATGCCCCTCAAATGCCCCGGCTAATGCCGATAACTGCCGCCAGTGCCCGCCCTGCGAAGCCACGGCCAAAACGCGTTTTACCCCGCCGCTCAATGCAGGGCCTCAAATTGGGTCTCAAGGGTCAAAAACATGGATCGCGACGATACTTTCGGCCCGGCGCCGTCTTGCCGCACCCGGTATCGCAGCGCGACCTGAACGCCCCAATCCGACCTCAATGCATGACGATACACCGCCTTCGCACCTGCACCCTGTCGGGCAGGGCCAGCCGCTGTCGCTCCAACCCTCACATAATCTGCACGCAGATTAAGCGAACCGTTGGCGCTCAGTTGCGACTGCCAGTTCAGCCCAAGGCGATCCGTAATACGCGAATCTTCGCTGCTTGCGTCAATGCCGACAGTTCGGTCCATCACAATTTCAACTTTCCCGGTGTCGTTCTGCTGCACGTAGGACAAGCCGCCGATCAAATCAGATTGGCCACCGGAAAAATGGGTCGCACCGATCCACGCAGACAGTTTCGCCGCCTTGCCGGCGCGTTCGTACCCTATGCGGGCAGTTGCGCGTTTGCCGATAACCTGTTGCCGGACGCTGACATCTGCGTAAAGCCGCCGGTCGCGCATTTCCCGCTGCAACCCGAAGGTCAACTCCGCGCCGGATCGCGCTAGCTGCCGACCACTCCGGTCTCCGCGAATGCGGCGATGCCCCAATCCGAATGACAGGCTCGTTGACCGATCAATCTGATGGCGGAGGCCCACTTGCGCATATGTATTACGCAAGGACTGGGAAAACGGCGCCGCGGTCTCAGATAGCGATTGGCCTATCTCAACGCGCCCTTCTGTCAGTTGGGAAAACCGCAACACTAATGCGGCCTGCGCTTCTGACCGGTCCACATTTCCATTCTGCCCCTGGTCAGAGAACCGCCGAATGCCGTGACGCAAATCCAGTTCATATCCAACAGATCGCTGCAATCCGTCCTGAAAGGTCAGCCAAGCTGCGCCGTTGGTCATGTCGCTGCCCCGCGGGGCAATTGCGACCAGGTCAGCCGGTTGCTCATCGACGGCCGTCTCAAGGGTGCCTTCAAAACCACCGCTCGACAGCCTGTCCAGCTCCAATCCGGCAGTCAGCTTGGATTGGGAAGACGCAATGCTGTAGATCAGCGCCGCTTTACCTTTTTCAACAGTGCCTCCCCGCAGATCCAGTGCACCGTTGGCTTCGAAACTCTGGCGGCGCGTTTCGCTGGTTAGCCCGAAGCGTAGCTCGACGAACGGATCAACGCTGCTATCCGGCACGGTTTGAAAGTCCGGATTATCGTCCATGACAAAGCCGCCACCAATGACCAGCGAGCTGCGCAGCCCGCCCGGCTCCTCTGCAAATGTCGGGCCGATAATGATTGGACAAAGTGCGAGGGCCCACCATTTCATTCAAACAGTTTTCTTTCCGGCACGACGATCACGTCTCCGCTGATCAGGACGACGCTGTCAGAAGCGCCAGACATCATCTTCTTGGCGTTGAGCCGATACGCAACCTGTTGGCCCGTTTTAGGGTCTGTTCTTCTCAAGATGACCCGCTTTGAGGCGGCAAACCTGGTAAAGCCCCCCGCTTGCGCCAGAAACTGCAAAATGTTGGTTCCGGCCGGCACGTCCAGCTTTCCAGGCTTCGCCAGCTCACCCATCGCAAATACCGTAATCACGGGGGCAACAGATGCGGCGCGGGCGACTTTGCGCGTCGGCGCGTTGACCCGCGCCCGTTCCTGCCGTTTCGGTTTCGCAAGGCTGGCAACGGAAACTGTCAGATGCGGCAATGTCACGTAATTCGGCGCAATCGCGTCCAGGATCATGTTTTCAATCTCCGGCACGGTCAGACCGGCGGCCACCATGGTCCCCGCCAATGGCAAGGACACGGTGCCGTCCGGCAAGACCAGAACCGATCGCCGCATGTCAGGGTCTTCCATGACTTCCAGATGCAGCGTATCGCCAGGTTGCACGCGGTACTCTGCCGCCTGCGCGGCACTGGTCCAAGCGATCATGGCAATCAGAAATACTCTCAACATTCTGGGCTCCTATCTCGTCAATACCCCGTGCCGCGCAGCACGACGCCGACAGTGCGCAGCATGAGGAATAGGTCGAAAAGAAAACTCTGTTTCGCGGCATAGGTCGCATCAAACTGAGCGCGCGCCTCGAAGGTCGAGCTGTTGCGGGCAGAGACTTGCCACAACCCGGTCATGCCCGGGCGAAGGGTGAAATAGTCGGTGCCTTGGTATCGGCTCATCTGCTCGACCATCATTGGGCGAGGCCCGACCAAAGACATGTCTCCTCGCAGCACATTCCACAGCTGCGGCAGCTCATCGAGCGATGTTTTTCTGAGCAGTCTCCCAACAATCGTCACACGGGGGTCTGTGCGCAACTTTTGCGACAGCTGCCATTCGCGCGCGCAGGTTGGGCTCCGGCTAAGTTGCTCACTCAACAAAGCCTCCGCGCCGATCCGCATGGTGCGCAATTTCCACATCCGAAACTGGCGGCCGCCCCGACCAATACGGCGTTGAACATAGAAAGGTGACGCGCCGTCCAGTGAGATCAAAAGTGCCGCAAGAAGTATGAACGGGACTGTGACAATCGCCGTGCTTAGCACCAGGGTCACATCGACCGCCCGCTTGAAATGAGCAGAATAGATTTGATCGGATGGCCTAGGTCGAAGATCAGTATGGACGCGTTCATCAACATTAAAATTCCTAATCGGCGCAGTCATCGCGGCCCTCTCCATCCGGGGTTTGCGGTGCGCCTGTAGACCGCAATATCTATGCCGCACGCCCCGCTGCCCTAAGGTTGGGTCTCTTCGGTTCATGCAACTCACTAAAAATGAATCGATTAGGATTAATTATGTCTTAAGTTTTCAAAGCTCTGATTTGACGGGTCAAACAACCGTCTGAGAGAACCTCAAATGCCCCCACCTGTGAACGACCCGTCTTACTCCGTAGGTCCAAGGCCATTGGATCGCCGCACCCCAGCCAAGTCGCCCAATAGGGGCAAAAGCAAACGCAACGTCCTGAAACTCATCGGCGCTCTCAAGGAGATCTTGGTTAACCCAAAGATGAACCGCCCGAGGTGACATCCGATCTGGCATATCTTCGGTGGGCCATCCTACGGCAGCTTCCGATTGGGTTGGCAACCGCGACACTTGTGCTGGCTTTGACCGTAGCCGCCCTTACGGTTTTACCCGCTCGCTACACGGCAACCGCGCGGTTATTGGTCGAGGCAAGCTCGGTCTCTGCGAATGCGCGCGCGGTCGCGGATACGCAGACTGACGCGGCGCATCTGCAAAACATTGAAAACCGGTTGATGACCCAGTCGCGGCTGGCCCGGCTCACCCGCGACTTGAGCCTGACCATCTCTGCCGAAGAGCTGCGGGAGGCCGCTCTTTTCGAGGTCATCAGCGGGCGTGGCAAAGCCACAACTCTTACAATCAGCGTGACAAATGCGGACGCCGATTTGGCGACGGTCGCAACCAACGGTTTGGCAGATGAGGTGCTGAAGGAAAATCGCATCATCCGAACAGAACGGGCCGAGGACGCGCTTGGCTTTTTCCGGCAAGAGGTCACCAACCGTAAGCTCCGCCTTGATGTGCAGTTCGAAAAACTGTTGGCGTTCAAAGACGCACATGCCGGTTCCTTGCCCGAAGACGCGGCACGCCACATTGACCGGCGCAAGGACCTGCTTGCCCAACAGACCGCGGTGCCCACACGACCCGCCATGACACCAGATCAAAGACGCCTAATGTCCGAGATTTCTGCCGCGCGCTCCGTCTATTCTGACCAACATCCCAAGGTGAAACTGTTGGTCGCGCGGCTTGGATCGGTCGCCACAGGCCAGGCGTCCAGAACCGCTGAAAACCCGCTCATTGCAGACGCACTGTCGCGTGTCGACGCGCAGCTTGCCGCCATCCCGTCCAACGGGCTGGCGTTGAAGGCGCTCACCCGGGACCATGACCTGGCCGAAAATCAATACAAACAGGCCGTCTCGAGACTGGAGGCGGCGGCCATCGAAGAACGCATTGCCCTGCGAACCAACGGCGACAGGTTGTCGATTGTCGAACGCGCCGCTTTGCCGGACTCGCCGGCGGGCCCGCGGCAGAAAGTGCTGCTCGCCGGTGGCATCGGTTTGGCGTTCCTTTTGGCAATCGCCGCGGCGGTTCTTCGGGCGCGGGGTGATCCGCATTTAAGACGGTCTAGGGACCTCGAAGTCGGGCTGGGGCTACGGCCCTACGCTGTGATTCCAAACATGCAGACAACATCAACGGGCAATTAGAATGGAACAATTGACCAACACAAAGGCCTTACTCGACGGTACGCGACCAACCGAAACGCCGGTTCGCGACGTAGGCATTTTGCCAATAAAATCTGACCCGGCGCGCGCTTGGTTAAGGCTAAACGAGGTTTCGATCCCCTCATTGGCGCCGGTGAAGACAAAGGTGACGCCGAACGCAGCGGCCGCATTTGACCTGTTGCGCAGCCGCGTTTTGCGGCAGGCGCGCAAGGACGGAATTCGTAGGCTCGCAATCACGTCCCCAACGCCCGGCTGCGGCGCTACAACCGTGACTGCGGCGCTTGCACTCAGTCTTGCTCGCCAGATTGACCTGAAAATCATGGTCTTTGATCTGAACCTGCGCAGCCCGGGATTGTCGGCGGAATTCGCGCTGTCAGAATCGGTCTCCCGCGTTTCCGCGCTGGGGCGCGTTCGGCGCGAATTCGACAGTAGCGCTTTGCGGATTGGTCACAATTTGGCACTCAGCTTGATCACCGATCCAGAGCCTAATCCTGCCGAACTGTTGGGAACCGTTCGATCTAAGGAGTTCTTGAAGCAGATTGAGCATGAATTTGAGCCAGACCTGATCTTGATAGATCTTCCGCCGGTCCTGCCGCATGACGACTTTGTCGCCGCCGCCGATCTATTTGACGCAGCTTTGATGATTGCCCGCGCAGACCACTCGACAGTCGATCAAATCGACCGCTCGGAACGTCTTATGTCGGAACAGAAGCCCTGCCTTGGCGTGGTCATGAACGCCTGCCGTTTCTCAAATCATCCTGAACTTGGAACGCAGGACTAGACAGCGCGGAAACTGTCCTGGTGGTTTAGAAACCATTGGTATGTTTCCGCCAGTCCGTCGCGCAATCCGGTCTTGGCAGACCAACCCAGCGCGTTCAATTTGCTGACATCCATCAGCTTACGCATGGTGCCATCCGGTTTGGATCGGTCCAGTACAATCTGACCGTCAAAACCCGTAACCTCCGCCACCATCTGCGCCACTTCAAGAATTGAGATGTCTTCGCCAGTGCCAACATTCACATGGCTGAGCCGTTCAGGCACAATGGATGCATACTGATCAGCCCCCATATCAAAGACGTAAAGGGAGGCGTCCGCCATGTCATCCACATGCAAAAACTCTCGTCGGGGTGTTCCGCTGCCCCACAATGTGACCTCGGGTTTCCCGTCCTGAACGGCCTCGTGAAACCGCCGGATGAGGCCCGGAATCACATGGCTGTTTTCGGGGTGAAAGTTGTCACCGGGGCCATACAAATTGGTCGGCATCACGCTGCGGTAGTCGCGGCCATATTGCCGGTTGTAGCTTTCGCACATCTTGATTCCGGCGATCTTGGCGACGGCATAGGGTTCATTTGTAGGCTCTAACACACCTGTTAGCAGCGAATCTTCCCGCATTGGCTGATCAGCCTCGCGCGGGTAGATGCACGAACTGCCCAGAAACAGAAGCTTTCCAACATCAGCCATATGCGCCGCGTGGATGATATTGTTCTGCAATGTCAGGTTTTCGTAGATGAAGTCGGCCGGATAAGTGTCATTGGCCATGATCCCGCCAACTTTGGCCGCCGCCAGGATCACCGCATCTGGTTGTTCTGCGGCCATGAAGTCAAAAACCGCCGCCTGGTCCACCAGATCCAATTCGCCCCGCGTTCGGGTGATCAGTTCAACGTCATGGCGTTGCTCCAGCGCCCGCGCGATTGCACCGCCCACCATCCCGCGATGCCCTGCCACAAAAATGCGCATCAGTCGCCCCGTGCTTCCGGCACGCCCATCTGGTGAGCACTCAACAATTTGCGCCGACGGGCCTCTTTCAAGTCGTGCTGAACCATTTCGACACACATCTCCTGCGCCGTGATCTTTGGCACCCAGCTCAGCTTTTCTTTGGCCTTTGACGGGTCGCCCAACAGCGTCTCCACCTCAGCCGGTCGGAAATAGCGCGGGTCGATCCGCAGCACGGTATCACCGACATTGACCTCCAGGTCGCCGTCAACCGCGTCGACAATCCCAACCTCGTCCACGCCGTCGCCCTCAAATCGCAAGGTCAGGCCAATCTCTGCCGCGGTCCATGTGATGAAATCACGGACAGAGTACTGTTTGCCCGTCGCAATCACAAAATCATCCGGCGCGTCTTGTTGCAGCATCATCCACTGCATTTCGACGTAATCCTTGGCGTGACCCCAGTCGCGCAGCGCATCGATATTGCCCATATATAGACACTGTTCCAGCCCAAGAGCGATATTTGACAACCCCCGAGTGATCTTGCGCGTGACGAATGTTTCGCCGCGGCGCGGGCTCTCGTGATTGAACAGAATGCCGTTACAGGCGTACATCCCGTAGGCTTCCCGGTAGTTGACCGCAATCCAGTAGGAATAAAGCTTCGCAACGGCATAGGGCGATCGGGGGTGAAACGGGGTCGTCTCGCGCTGCGGCGTTTCCTGAACCAAGCCATACAATTCCGATGTCGAGGCCTGGTAAAACCGCGTCTTCTTCTCAAGTCCCAGAAATCGGATCGCTTCCAACAGCCGCAGCGTGCCCATCGCGTCCACGTCGGCCGTGTATTCGGGCGAGTCAAAACTGACCGCAACATGGCTCTGCGCCCCCAGATTATAGACTTCGTCCGGCTCAATGGTTGAAATGATCCGGGTCAGGTTCGAACTGTCCGTCAGGTCGCCGTAATGCAGGTGCAGGTTGCGGTTATGCTCGTGCAGGTCTTCGACAATGTGGTCGATGCGCTGCGTGTTAAACGACGAGGCCCGGCGTTTGATGCCATGCACCTCGTACCCTTTTTCCAGCAGCAGCTCCGCCAGATAGGATCCGTCCTGCCCCGTAATCCCTGTAATCAGTGCCTTTTTCAACGGTCTCGCCTTTTGGTCGTTGGTCTTTGGTCCGTCTTACCGCGCCACAACGCCCAAGAACACCCGTTTTGCCAACCGCGCGGTTGTGGGCAGGCGCGGCACGCCCTAAAATGCGTGCAAAACAGGACAGGCAGTCATGGCGACCCCAAAACCCGTAGTTCTATGTATTCTTGACGGCTGGGGGCTGTCCGAGACCAAGGAGGGCAACGCGCCCGTCTTGGCGGAAACCCCGAATTTTGACCAACTGATGGCGGATTGCCCCAACGCAACGCTGACCACCTTCGGCCCGGATGCCGGGCTGCCCAAGGGACAGATGGGGAATTCCGAAGTCGGCCACACCAATATCGGTGCCGGCCGCGTGGTCGCGATGGACCTCGGCCAGATTGATCTGGCCATCGAAGACGGCAGCTTCTTCACGCGCGATGCGCTGTTGGACTTTATCGAAACGCTCAAAAAATCCGGCGGCACGGCGCATTTGATCGGCGTCGTCTCTGATGGCGGGGTTCATGGCCACACGGACCACATGATTGCGGCCGCCAAAGCGATTACCGACGCCGGTGTGCCGGTTGCCATTCACGCCATCACTGACGGTCGCGACGTCGGGCCAAAAACCGCAAAGGGCTACCTGAAGACCCTGAAATCAGCATTGCCAGAGGGCGCAAACATCGTCTCTGTGACCGGCCGTTATTTTGCAATGGACCGCGATAATCGCTGGGATAGGGTCGAAAAAGCGTATCAGGCGATGGTGCACGCCAAAGGCCCGGACTACGCCGATCCGCAATCAGTGGTCCGTGATTCCTACGCCCGCGGCAAGACGGATGAATTCATCGAACCAACTGTGATCACAGGCTACAAGGGCATGGAAGATAGCGACGGCATCTTCTGCCTGAACTTCCGCGCCGACCGCGCGCGTGAGATTCTGCAAGCGCTTGGCGACATCCGGTTCGAGGGGTTTTCGACCGCCAAGCTGCCCAAACTCGCCGCGCGGCTGGGCATGGTCGATTATTCGACCGCGCATAACGACTACATGACCACCGTATTCCCAAAGCAGAAAATCAAAAATACGCTGGGCGCCTGGGTCGCGCAGCAAGGCCTGCGCCAGTTCCGGCTAGCCGAGACCGAGAAATACCCACATGTCACCTTCTTCCTAAACGGCGGCAAAGAAGACCCCGAAGAGGGCGAAACCCGCTATATGGCTCCGTCCCCCAAGGTCG is from uncultured Litoreibacter sp. and encodes:
- a CDS encoding O-antigen ligase, with the protein product MITVNSQFTEMIRNPARKKPTLPWPVILYLACVVTPVRFMAGPLQMTGLRVFLLAMLPFVLIRMFRVKWIAPDILLLLFVAWVFVAMQVNTPGQALEHAGITLLEMFGGYALARVYVQTHDQFKSLIKAVLLLVLLCMPLAISETVTGDPLVVQLIRAIPGITSVDVVTIAPRLGLERVQAIFAHPIHFGLFCSSAISLVYIGLSQNMPHPTRMVASVLIVGTTFLALSSGAFISVLIQLFLIGWALVFAQVRHKWVWLLVACVVSYIFVDLVSNRTPLRVFFSYATFSPHNAYWRGLIFEWGMHNVWANPVFGLGFNDWVRPHFMNSGSMDNFWLVAAVRYGLPGFVLLTCAWVTGLIRVAKAPQSSLKTAWMFCMVGLTFTLCTVHVWTAVYSYVFFLFGAGQSLAVAAPAAAKSVPQKPAFRRPFQPEFTRAAS
- a CDS encoding glycosyltransferase family 2 protein; the protein is MSRLGVIIVTYNSADVIRDCLETLLSSAAKMAVVVVDNASTDSTVSTITDWASGKDGYTPPRDAPFPVWPVTKPVTRISLLQSPSNGGFAAGVNIGLKHLLKKPDIDRFWVLNPDTLVPPETPEKLADAPDGFALMGNRLLYADPPHHVQLDAGTINWTTGVTGNLNLGQARNTAIADAGQAAFISGASMVASRAFVEAAGLMSEDYFLYYEEVDWALRRGGLPLAICPDATVYHRAGTAIGSPTLTTAASPFSTYYKHRARMKFLRRHKPLSLLGGYVYGLAKAGQMVRLGQTPQAVAVLRALHGLPISSNKAAQPRNEIVQRRI
- a CDS encoding glycosyltransferase, with the protein product MIFVTVGTQLPFPRLVDAMDKIAGQLLEPVVAQTFDAHKCRNLIVEPMIPAERYGRVVSRARLVVSHAGIGTVLAARDVGTPVVLVPRRAELGEHRNDHQMSTVRELVGRSGITPIWNTDRLGEAIAQPVDLLDQPSNPTLDDLVSRLRSFIG
- a CDS encoding UDP-N-acetylglucosamine--LPS N-acetylglucosamine transferase, with protein sequence MSGGVKRVLAVASQGGHWRQLSALAGAFEGHICRFVSTSPELGDYCVRDCSRSKWWLGFITAVQLAWIIGRYRPDVVVSTGALPGLLSLIVARAFGARTIWIDSVANTERMSLSGRLCRPFAGLWLTQWPKVSAETGAEYAGSVL
- a CDS encoding polysaccharide biosynthesis/export family protein, whose amino-acid sequence is MLRVFLIAMIAWTSAAQAAEYRVQPGDTLHLEVMEDPDMRRSVLVLPDGTVSLPLAGTMVAAGLTVPEIENMILDAIAPNYVTLPHLTVSVASLAKPKRQERARVNAPTRKVARAASVAPVITVFAMGELAKPGKLDVPAGTNILQFLAQAGGFTRFAASKRVILRRTDPKTGQQVAYRLNAKKMMSGASDSVVLISGDVIVVPERKLFE
- a CDS encoding sugar transferase, producing the protein MERAAMTAPIRNFNVDERVHTDLRPRPSDQIYSAHFKRAVDVTLVLSTAIVTVPFILLAALLISLDGASPFYVQRRIGRGGRQFRMWKLRTMRIGAEALLSEQLSRSPTCAREWQLSQKLRTDPRVTIVGRLLRKTSLDELPQLWNVLRGDMSLVGPRPMMVEQMSRYQGTDYFTLRPGMTGLWQVSARNSSTFEARAQFDATYAAKQSFLFDLFLMLRTVGVVLRGTGY
- a CDS encoding exopolysaccharide biosynthesis protein, giving the protein MEQLTNTKALLDGTRPTETPVRDVGILPIKSDPARAWLRLNEVSIPSLAPVKTKVTPNAAAAFDLLRSRVLRQARKDGIRRLAITSPTPGCGATTVTAALALSLARQIDLKIMVFDLNLRSPGLSAEFALSESVSRVSALGRVRREFDSSALRIGHNLALSLITDPEPNPAELLGTVRSKEFLKQIEHEFEPDLILIDLPPVLPHDDFVAAADLFDAALMIARADHSTVDQIDRSERLMSEQKPCLGVVMNACRFSNHPELGTQD
- a CDS encoding GDP-L-fucose synthase, with protein sequence MRIFVAGHRGMVGGAIARALEQRHDVELITRTRGELDLVDQAAVFDFMAAEQPDAVILAAAKVGGIMANDTYPADFIYENLTLQNNIIHAAHMADVGKLLFLGSSCIYPREADQPMREDSLLTGVLEPTNEPYAVAKIAGIKMCESYNRQYGRDYRSVMPTNLYGPGDNFHPENSHVIPGLIRRFHEAVQDGKPEVTLWGSGTPRREFLHVDDMADASLYVFDMGADQYASIVPERLSHVNVGTGEDISILEVAQMVAEVTGFDGQIVLDRSKPDGTMRKLMDVSKLNALGWSAKTGLRDGLAETYQWFLNHQDSFRAV
- the gmd gene encoding GDP-mannose 4,6-dehydratase, which codes for MKKALITGITGQDGSYLAELLLEKGYEVHGIKRRASSFNTQRIDHIVEDLHEHNRNLHLHYGDLTDSSNLTRIISTIEPDEVYNLGAQSHVAVSFDSPEYTADVDAMGTLRLLEAIRFLGLEKKTRFYQASTSELYGLVQETPQRETTPFHPRSPYAVAKLYSYWIAVNYREAYGMYACNGILFNHESPRRGETFVTRKITRGLSNIALGLEQCLYMGNIDALRDWGHAKDYVEMQWMMLQQDAPDDFVIATGKQYSVRDFITWTAAEIGLTLRFEGDGVDEVGIVDAVDGDLEVNVGDTVLRIDPRYFRPAEVETLLGDPSKAKEKLSWVPKITAQEMCVEMVQHDLKEARRRKLLSAHQMGVPEARGD
- the gpmI gene encoding 2,3-bisphosphoglycerate-independent phosphoglycerate mutase, with product MATPKPVVLCILDGWGLSETKEGNAPVLAETPNFDQLMADCPNATLTTFGPDAGLPKGQMGNSEVGHTNIGAGRVVAMDLGQIDLAIEDGSFFTRDALLDFIETLKKSGGTAHLIGVVSDGGVHGHTDHMIAAAKAITDAGVPVAIHAITDGRDVGPKTAKGYLKTLKSALPEGANIVSVTGRYFAMDRDNRWDRVEKAYQAMVHAKGPDYADPQSVVRDSYARGKTDEFIEPTVITGYKGMEDSDGIFCLNFRADRAREILQALGDIRFEGFSTAKLPKLAARLGMVDYSTAHNDYMTTVFPKQKIKNTLGAWVAQQGLRQFRLAETEKYPHVTFFLNGGKEDPEEGETRYMAPSPKVATYDLQPEMSAAEVTEQLVNAIYERYDLIVVNYANPDMVGHTGDIEAAKKACEAVDQGLGRALKALDVTGGAMIVTADHGNCDMMIDPDTGGPHTAHTLNPVPVILVGSPEGAKLTDGRLADLAPSVLQLMGIDKPKEMTGKTLIS